The following proteins come from a genomic window of Vallitaleaceae bacterium 9-2:
- a CDS encoding diguanylate cyclase, with protein MKVIYLTHNIENDFVGETIAEKLDVELIKLPIILWEQQKELLCEAALILIEHSHITTVSEKIVWEVSSQLTDLTSCIILTKDMDFKVKINYYNLGVSAIIETTDNVEEELYQYFLFSLNEYEIIKYLQSMKIAVIDDSRFSLEVIRSYFERCQVNNADYYQEANDLLKQISDYDLFLLDLVMPKFTGQELIRHIRRQNKNAIIIIITTYGEGISIPYGMNIGADDFLIKPFNFKLFLLRLTACVRNRMLSIEKRESTKKLYELATRDSLTNLYNRRFFVEFLEERIREGRRDNKTFSMILLDLDHFKEINDEFGHLEGDKVLCQVATTLQGQLRDTDIICRWGGEEFAVFLPGAELYEAGIVAEKLRSSIAAIQVNAFKQITASFGATQWLADDDAESIFKRVDNSLYLAKLTGRNKVISNENVFMYKGGLPISIEWGPFFRSGHQEVDYEHNSLIALSNELIVNCFMEDNFEKTSQLLERICVHMVEHFSNEEKVLYEYRYIELEEHKEIHKELLKSMQYLMEAMYKGELEQIDLAKYIIQEIIIGHIIKHDFRFFELFSK; from the coding sequence ATGAAAGTCATATATTTAACGCATAATATTGAAAACGATTTTGTTGGAGAGACGATCGCAGAAAAACTAGATGTAGAGCTAATTAAATTACCGATTATATTGTGGGAACAACAAAAAGAGTTATTGTGCGAAGCAGCGCTTATTTTGATTGAACATTCTCATATAACAACAGTATCAGAAAAAATTGTATGGGAAGTAAGTTCACAATTAACTGACTTAACCTCTTGTATTATTTTGACAAAAGATATGGATTTTAAGGTTAAAATCAACTATTACAACTTGGGCGTATCAGCAATTATAGAAACCACAGATAATGTAGAAGAAGAATTATATCAGTATTTTCTATTTTCTTTGAATGAATATGAGATTATAAAGTACTTACAAAGTATGAAGATAGCGGTTATAGATGATAGTCGTTTTTCACTGGAGGTTATACGAAGCTATTTTGAAAGGTGCCAAGTGAATAATGCGGACTATTATCAAGAAGCCAATGATTTGCTTAAGCAGATTTCAGACTATGATTTGTTTTTGCTTGACTTAGTTATGCCAAAATTTACAGGACAAGAATTAATACGCCATATTCGACGACAAAATAAAAATGCGATTATTATTATTATCACAACTTATGGTGAAGGGATTTCCATTCCTTATGGCATGAATATTGGGGCAGATGATTTCTTGATTAAACCCTTTAATTTTAAGTTGTTTTTATTGAGACTAACCGCCTGTGTACGTAATCGAATGTTGAGTATAGAAAAGCGTGAAAGCACCAAAAAGCTTTATGAACTTGCAACTAGAGACAGTTTGACCAACTTATACAATCGTCGTTTTTTTGTTGAGTTCTTGGAAGAGCGCATTCGCGAAGGGCGTCGAGATAACAAAACATTTTCAATGATTTTATTGGATTTGGATCATTTTAAAGAGATTAATGATGAGTTTGGTCACTTAGAAGGAGATAAAGTGTTGTGTCAAGTAGCAACAACACTCCAGGGCCAATTAAGAGACACCGATATAATTTGTCGATGGGGTGGAGAAGAATTTGCTGTGTTTTTACCAGGAGCAGAGTTATATGAAGCTGGGATTGTTGCGGAAAAATTACGTAGTAGTATTGCAGCTATACAAGTGAATGCTTTCAAGCAAATTACTGCAAGCTTTGGAGCAACTCAGTGGTTGGCAGATGATGATGCAGAAAGCATATTTAAGCGTGTAGATAATTCGCTGTATTTAGCGAAACTTACAGGACGCAATAAAGTCATTAGCAATGAGAATGTATTCATGTATAAAGGTGGATTGCCGATTAGTATCGAGTGGGGGCCATTTTTTAGAAGTGGACATCAAGAAGTCGATTATGAGCATAATTCATTAATTGCGTTATCTAATGAACTCATTGTCAACTGTTTTATGGAAGACAATTTTGAAAAAACATCACAGCTTCTTGAAAGAATTTGTGTACATATGGTAGAACATTTTTCAAATGAAGAAAAAGTGCTGTATGAATACAGGTATATTGAACTTGAAGAGCACAAGGAGATTCATAAAGAATTGCTGAAAAGCATGCAATATTTAATGGAAGCGATGTACAAAGGAGAGTTAGAGCAAATAGATCTAGCCAAATATATCATTCAAGAAATCATCATCGGACATATTATTAAACATGATTTTCGGTTTTTTGAATTGTTTTCAAAATAG
- a CDS encoding SpaA isopeptide-forming pilin-related protein, translating to MQTIKRQTRSRCAYLIIMMMIVQLWAPIFSTGVYAQGTGQNLGNIFTFESLKLGGKDGQDIQNNDVIEVVDGTQVYLEYSWDTMHKDAKTGDWSQITVPDAFMFDRDWENLDIILNDGTKVGTYSLIGGVLTFVFNEAIEDQTVQNGVVGFGLEFDMTKFSDNVIQRIPFQDATNKNLQVIVKPVQQVTAIEKFGEPDANKDAKEITWSIEVLNNEETQISNATLTDLFPAGVHLSDDGIKVYNLNVGYNGQTNVGTLATSGAAITVDASSFEIEFDTLLPYSGYRVEYVTIIDDYSKTAFENAATLAYGTKNLPAKATVDQLLRSDFIEKSGRYIGEDKIEWMIDVNKAGGTIDEAIIEENLPAGLSVDASSIEIYTLSKDGENWIATLSADKTATAFPINLGAIASNEAYRIQFDTSIDYALINSGNYLQNNLFTNTAVLKNGTIELGTAQADVWVERDAILRKEGRSQVTYTDKQLKWTVHINEANQSINNAVITDIIPEGLSIDSANIQVYDENGDAIAMLPGDVLVVDTPGTGTTVTINLGNIQTYRKIEYTTTITDFSVNQFVNDATLEGDTGVGTGVDTTYPITVPQNTYSKSFVGIDYNAKTMDWKIQVNPQREPIKELTITDTFPNKGLKLLESTLNVKRGSTPLVEGVDYILTENTLDGVTGYQKGFVLELIIDVNEPSEYLNESLTITYTTTYDPEQGIEDNTSADQTYINRAAFSGKTQSDYVIDTTKSVSRKVIDSSWNSGKKEGRLVSLDANQNIVSDWHSGNERLLQWQVYINYLNQYLGNDISVVDTLGYDGVIDEASIRVYTYDVASNGTTTILGEIPASEYTIIMDPTDKTTFTLEFNNAVTQRYVIEYLTSVPEISEGVYVNTAVVNEGVQEKGTYQTSVSYDSYDAFIDKEALTNETKVYTDDELDWKILVNESLSIIDNAGFEDTLSSGLAYKPDSLEIYRVDNGQKHVVDTTEYTFSSAYNQVDKTTTLKVNFLNAIEHIYEVTYTTVVVAADGMVNNTVAFSGDKIVEQTVETQELSARQFSFVGGEVVPNRGEIHLVKKDEHGQTITQSPAEFKLWYIFNDIEYLYGNTTFQTTDGEVHIINLPLDRTYYIEEVNAPEGYLLSSTRIPVLVEKEATEQVYLKEIENQSVIGNIQLTKVDDSNKPLSGAKFGLYNQAEVLVQEAIANDMGQVLFTDVAYGQYTVKELEAPEGYIASSVVLNVTVEETDHGQTIELADVVNRIKKGTISLKKVDEQGQALADAEFTLFDMNDVPVLTETTDASGIVTFSDIAYGNYYVQETLAPVGYEPSSEKIAVAITQDGQNIDRTDLPVVNHKIIGDIEIIKVDQDTQNKLAGAKFVLEQNGVQKYVSEPTDQQGRIVFKDIAHGTYQLKEVEAPIGYNLNTDVLEVTIQDYNAPIQRFIVENEPIKGSVEFKKVDNNQQPLAGAEFTLFDVNDQEFNNPLYVAQSNAQGEVVFEFVRHGNYVVKETKAPIGYIGSSQTWEVSIATQGQKIIKVDPVVNERIHGNVEIQKVDRNTLKALSGAIIGIYTQDGTLIAQGETSEDGKVAFNDLEYGVYYYQEIEAPSGYVLDKTEYPFEVTQNNQTYTMTLENQRRSNPGRPTKPTEPTDPTDPTEPIDPTEPTDPTEPTDPTDPTEPIDPTDPTDPTEPTDPTDPTDPTDPTDPTDPTDPTKPIPEVKTPPTNGTVEFDPEGNWKYTPDPGYEGKDSFIIIHEDGTEELIEINVEIPLGAGEELPATGEESRRVYNLMGLIMILSGLFLRKRIQ from the coding sequence ATGCAGACAATAAAAAGACAAACTAGAAGTAGGTGTGCATATTTAATTATCATGATGATGATAGTTCAATTATGGGCACCTATTTTTTCGACTGGAGTTTATGCTCAAGGGACAGGACAGAATTTAGGAAACATATTCACATTTGAATCATTAAAGCTAGGTGGCAAAGACGGTCAGGATATTCAAAACAATGATGTAATTGAAGTGGTTGATGGAACACAAGTATATCTTGAATATTCTTGGGATACAATGCACAAAGATGCAAAAACAGGCGATTGGTCACAAATTACAGTTCCAGATGCATTTATGTTTGATCGTGATTGGGAGAATCTAGATATCATACTTAATGATGGAACAAAAGTCGGAACCTATAGCTTGATTGGTGGTGTATTAACCTTTGTGTTTAATGAAGCCATTGAAGATCAAACAGTACAAAATGGAGTCGTAGGATTTGGACTTGAGTTTGATATGACAAAGTTCAGTGATAACGTTATTCAAAGAATACCTTTCCAAGACGCAACAAACAAAAACCTACAAGTTATAGTTAAACCGGTTCAGCAAGTGACGGCAATTGAAAAATTTGGTGAACCTGATGCGAACAAAGATGCCAAAGAAATAACTTGGAGTATTGAAGTACTTAATAATGAAGAAACTCAGATTAGCAATGCTACGCTTACAGACTTATTTCCGGCAGGGGTTCACCTAAGTGACGATGGAATCAAAGTGTATAATTTGAATGTCGGATACAATGGTCAGACCAATGTCGGAACATTAGCGACGAGTGGGGCGGCTATAACGGTGGATGCATCTTCTTTTGAGATAGAGTTTGATACGCTTTTACCTTACAGTGGTTATCGTGTTGAATACGTAACCATCATTGACGACTACTCAAAAACAGCGTTTGAAAATGCTGCAACGTTGGCATATGGAACGAAAAATCTGCCGGCAAAAGCAACGGTAGATCAATTACTTCGAAGTGATTTTATTGAAAAAAGCGGCAGATATATTGGCGAAGATAAAATTGAGTGGATGATTGACGTTAATAAAGCGGGTGGAACAATCGATGAAGCAATTATCGAAGAAAATCTTCCGGCTGGATTAAGTGTGGATGCATCATCAATTGAGATATATACTTTGTCTAAAGATGGAGAGAATTGGATAGCGACATTGTCAGCAGACAAGACAGCGACCGCTTTTCCTATTAATCTAGGAGCGATTGCATCAAATGAAGCTTACCGAATCCAATTTGACACATCAATTGACTATGCACTGATTAACAGTGGAAACTATCTGCAAAACAACTTGTTTACAAATACAGCAGTCCTTAAAAATGGGACGATAGAACTAGGAACGGCACAAGCAGATGTCTGGGTCGAACGAGATGCTATTTTGCGTAAAGAAGGGCGTTCACAAGTGACGTATACAGATAAGCAGTTAAAGTGGACAGTGCATATTAATGAAGCAAATCAAAGCATCAACAATGCGGTTATTACAGATATTATTCCAGAGGGATTGTCGATAGATAGCGCAAATATTCAGGTGTATGATGAAAATGGTGATGCTATAGCAATGCTTCCGGGAGATGTTTTGGTTGTTGATACCCCGGGAACAGGTACTACAGTAACGATAAACTTAGGCAATATTCAAACCTATCGAAAGATTGAATATACGACAACAATCACAGATTTTTCAGTGAATCAATTTGTCAATGACGCCACATTAGAAGGTGACACTGGTGTTGGAACAGGTGTTGATACTACGTATCCAATTACAGTTCCGCAAAATACATACAGTAAATCTTTTGTTGGCATAGACTACAATGCAAAAACAATGGATTGGAAAATTCAAGTCAATCCTCAGCGGGAACCGATAAAAGAGCTTACAATTACAGATACTTTTCCAAACAAAGGGCTAAAACTTCTTGAGAGTACGCTCAATGTTAAGCGTGGAAGTACACCTTTAGTAGAAGGCGTGGACTATATATTAACGGAAAATACCTTAGATGGAGTGACAGGGTATCAAAAAGGGTTTGTTCTCGAACTTATAATTGATGTTAATGAACCCTCAGAGTACCTCAATGAAAGTTTAACTATAACTTACACGACAACTTATGATCCGGAACAAGGAATAGAAGACAATACAAGTGCAGATCAAACATATATTAACCGAGCAGCATTTAGTGGAAAAACGCAGAGTGACTATGTGATTGATACGACAAAATCAGTTTCACGAAAAGTAATTGACTCTTCATGGAATAGCGGAAAAAAAGAGGGACGCTTAGTAAGTTTAGATGCGAATCAAAATATCGTATCTGATTGGCACAGTGGTAACGAGCGATTACTTCAATGGCAAGTTTATATCAACTATTTGAACCAATATCTAGGTAATGATATTTCAGTTGTGGATACGTTGGGTTATGACGGAGTTATCGATGAGGCGAGTATTCGAGTATATACTTATGATGTAGCTAGTAATGGAACAACAACCATTTTGGGTGAAATTCCAGCAAGTGAATACACGATTATTATGGATCCGACAGATAAGACGACGTTTACACTTGAGTTTAATAATGCGGTGACACAACGATATGTCATTGAATACTTGACAAGTGTGCCTGAGATATCAGAAGGCGTCTATGTGAATACAGCGGTTGTAAATGAAGGGGTTCAGGAAAAAGGGACCTATCAAACATCAGTAAGCTATGATTCGTATGATGCATTTATTGATAAAGAAGCACTGACAAATGAGACAAAAGTGTATACAGATGATGAACTGGATTGGAAGATTTTGGTCAATGAAAGTTTGTCTATCATTGATAATGCTGGATTTGAAGATACACTAAGTTCAGGATTGGCATATAAGCCGGATTCATTAGAAATTTATAGAGTGGATAACGGTCAAAAACACGTGGTTGATACGACAGAATATACTTTTTCCAGTGCATATAATCAAGTCGACAAAACGACGACGTTAAAGGTCAACTTTTTAAATGCCATAGAGCATATATATGAGGTTACCTATACAACGGTGGTTGTCGCTGCCGATGGTATGGTCAATAATACCGTTGCATTTTCAGGAGATAAAATTGTAGAACAAACCGTAGAAACACAAGAACTATCCGCGCGACAATTTTCATTTGTAGGTGGAGAAGTTGTACCAAATAGAGGTGAGATTCATCTTGTAAAAAAAGATGAACATGGACAGACAATTACTCAATCACCAGCAGAGTTTAAGCTGTGGTACATTTTTAATGATATTGAATACTTATATGGAAATACAACATTCCAAACAACCGATGGAGAAGTACATATCATCAACTTGCCACTAGACAGAACCTATTATATTGAAGAGGTCAATGCACCAGAAGGATACTTGCTATCTTCAACGCGTATTCCTGTTTTAGTAGAAAAAGAAGCGACAGAACAGGTCTACCTAAAGGAAATTGAAAACCAAAGTGTAATAGGAAATATACAGTTAACCAAAGTAGATGATAGCAATAAGCCTTTAAGTGGAGCGAAGTTTGGTCTATATAATCAAGCAGAAGTATTAGTACAAGAAGCTATTGCAAATGATATGGGTCAAGTTCTGTTCACAGACGTTGCCTATGGACAATATACTGTGAAAGAATTAGAAGCACCTGAGGGTTATATAGCATCCTCGGTTGTACTTAATGTGACTGTAGAAGAAACAGATCATGGTCAAACGATTGAATTAGCAGATGTAGTTAACCGCATCAAAAAAGGAACAATTTCTTTGAAAAAGGTTGATGAGCAAGGACAAGCTCTAGCAGATGCTGAATTTACGCTTTTTGATATGAACGATGTCCCCGTGCTAACAGAGACAACAGATGCAAGTGGGATCGTAACTTTTAGTGATATTGCATATGGAAATTATTACGTTCAAGAAACCTTGGCACCTGTTGGCTATGAACCTTCAAGTGAAAAAATTGCAGTTGCAATTACACAAGATGGTCAAAACATTGATCGAACAGATTTACCAGTAGTTAATCATAAGATTATTGGAGATATTGAAATTATCAAAGTTGACCAAGATACACAAAATAAACTTGCGGGAGCGAAGTTTGTATTAGAACAAAATGGTGTACAAAAATATGTTTCAGAACCGACAGACCAACAAGGACGAATTGTGTTTAAAGACATTGCCCATGGGACGTATCAGCTAAAAGAAGTTGAAGCGCCAATTGGCTACAACCTTAATACAGATGTCCTAGAAGTCACAATCCAAGACTACAATGCACCTATTCAGCGATTCATTGTTGAAAATGAACCGATAAAAGGTAGCGTAGAATTTAAAAAAGTGGATAATAATCAACAGCCTTTAGCAGGTGCAGAGTTTACACTTTTTGATGTGAATGATCAAGAATTTAATAATCCATTATATGTTGCCCAAAGTAATGCTCAGGGAGAAGTGGTTTTTGAATTTGTTCGACATGGCAATTATGTTGTCAAAGAAACAAAAGCACCTATTGGCTATATCGGTTCAAGCCAGACATGGGAAGTCTCAATAGCTACGCAGGGTCAAAAAATTATAAAAGTTGACCCGGTGGTGAATGAAAGAATTCATGGAAATGTCGAAATACAAAAAGTAGATCGTAATACGCTCAAAGCACTTTCAGGTGCAATTATTGGGATTTATACTCAAGACGGAACCCTTATTGCACAAGGTGAGACATCGGAAGATGGAAAAGTAGCATTTAATGACCTTGAGTATGGAGTGTATTATTATCAAGAAATTGAAGCGCCAAGTGGATACGTACTAGATAAGACGGAATATCCTTTTGAAGTTACACAAAATAATCAAACGTATACAATGACGCTAGAAAATCAACGACGCTCAAATCCTGGTAGACCGACAAAACCAACGGAGCCAACAGATCCAACAGATCCGACGGAGCCAATAGATCCAACGGAGCCAACAGATCCAACGGAGCCAACAGATCCAACAGATCCGACGGAGCCAATAGATCCAACGGACCCAACAGATCCAACGGAGCCAACAGATCCGACAGATCCAACGGACCCAACAGACCCGACGGACCCAACGGACCCAACAGATCCGACAAAACCAATACCTGAAGTGAAAACACCGCCAACAAACGGAACGGTTGAATTTGATCCGGAAGGTAATTGGAAGTATACACCGGATCCAGGATATGAAGGAAAAGACAGTTTCATCATTATTCATGAAGATGGAACAGAAGAGCTTATTGAAATCAATGTAGAAATTCCTTTAGGGGCTGGAGAAGAATTGCCGGCGACGGGAGAAGAAAGTCGACGTGTATATAACCTCATGGGACTTATAATGATCTTGTCTGGATTATTCCTTCGCAAACGTATACAATAA
- a CDS encoding helix-turn-helix transcriptional regulator has product MGYIGEVVQQYREKNGLSRSELAHNICTDKYIYLIEKGERSPSTEILRLLGNRLGVDLFVYYEYLDCLDPIRVREYMMQMNAIRKNNNQVELMEVTLEAKKIPDFNTLPWKYEVVLNELSYLVLYEEQPQEGIAKIKAILDSVDRKYMDDLCIINFKLLLSICYQMVGEYAQSRYMSQRACALIEPKSCISRYAQVTVAAMINQLTLNLSLNKPDTVIDIGHRLEKYQYYMNHLENIHQTFFYLACGYYQKKNIQESQQWIIKTINFLLIFPFPNDVYFFRMNPLFNSLINLPQVTDELRDDFLKMYPLS; this is encoded by the coding sequence ATGGGATACATTGGAGAGGTTGTACAGCAATATAGAGAAAAAAATGGGCTAAGTCGTTCAGAGTTAGCCCACAATATTTGTACAGATAAATATATTTATTTAATTGAAAAGGGAGAACGTTCTCCATCAACAGAAATTCTTCGTTTGCTTGGTAATCGATTAGGCGTTGATCTTTTTGTTTATTATGAATATTTGGATTGTTTAGATCCGATTCGGGTGCGTGAATACATGATGCAGATGAATGCCATCCGTAAGAACAATAATCAAGTCGAACTTATGGAAGTGACACTGGAAGCTAAGAAGATTCCCGATTTTAATACATTGCCTTGGAAATATGAGGTTGTCCTTAATGAACTAAGTTATCTCGTACTATATGAAGAGCAACCTCAAGAGGGGATAGCAAAAATCAAAGCAATCCTTGATTCCGTCGATCGAAAATATATGGATGATTTGTGCATTATTAATTTTAAGCTGCTTCTTTCAATTTGCTATCAAATGGTAGGAGAATATGCCCAATCAAGATATATGTCCCAGCGTGCCTGCGCATTGATTGAGCCCAAATCATGTATAAGTCGTTATGCACAAGTGACGGTTGCAGCGATGATTAATCAACTGACATTAAATTTATCGTTGAATAAACCGGATACAGTCATTGATATTGGCCACCGACTGGAAAAATATCAATATTACATGAATCATCTTGAGAATATACATCAAACCTTTTTTTATCTAGCCTGTGGCTATTACCAGAAAAAGAACATACAGGAAAGTCAACAATGGATAATAAAAACCATTAATTTTCTTTTGATTTTTCCTTTTCCTAATGACGTGTATTTTTTCCGAATGAATCCTTTGTTTAACAGCCTGATAAATTTACCTCAAGTAACAGATGAATTACGAGATGATTTTTTGAAAATGTATCCATTGTCATAG
- the glmS gene encoding glutamine--fructose-6-phosphate transaminase (isomerizing): MCGIVGYIGNKKATPFLVDGLKALEYRGYDSAGVAVFDETIELVKTKGRLKDLEICLEAQPLSGTMGIGHTRWATHGEPSYDNAHPHMNTATDIAVVHNGIIENYLEIKHELQKKGYMFASETDTEVIVHLIEDTLKQEVHEDFFSVVMAATKNLKGSYGLGVISHQNPDQIIAVRKDSPLVIGLGEQENFLASDIPALLKYTRNVYFLEDGEAAILTKDSVKIFDESKRELKKEVFTVTWDIDAAEKSGYDHFMLKEIFEQPKVIKDTLNGRLSHESVEVVLDQIKIDEEVLAKVNKIYIVACGTAYYAGIIGKELIEKIARVPVVAEVASEFRYKDPILDENTLMIVVSQSGETADTLAALRMAKQAGARVMAIVNVVGSTISREAHDVLYTSAGPEIAVASTKAYSSQLIAMYLLCMRMGRILGKVSDQEFNEFKAALLKLPDQVQHILDRSDEVKALAQKHKSMKNIFYIGRGLDYAASLEGALKIKEIAYLHAESYQAGELKHGPIALIEKGSVLMGLLGQEELMEKTISNIKEVKARGADVIAIALEGNTMAEHVADDVFMVPKTHWMLTTLLVNIPQQLFAYYISCGLGHDVDKPRNLAKSVTVE; encoded by the coding sequence ATGTGTGGAATTGTTGGATATATCGGAAATAAAAAAGCCACGCCTTTTCTAGTCGACGGACTAAAAGCATTAGAATATCGAGGCTATGATTCGGCAGGGGTGGCTGTTTTTGATGAAACCATTGAACTTGTTAAAACAAAAGGGCGACTAAAAGATTTAGAAATCTGTCTAGAAGCACAACCGTTGTCAGGAACTATGGGAATTGGACATACACGGTGGGCAACACATGGGGAACCTTCTTATGACAATGCACATCCCCATATGAATACTGCAACAGATATTGCAGTTGTTCATAATGGAATCATTGAAAACTATTTAGAAATCAAACATGAACTTCAGAAGAAGGGCTATATGTTTGCTTCAGAGACTGATACAGAAGTTATCGTTCATCTAATCGAAGATACCTTAAAGCAAGAAGTGCATGAAGACTTTTTCTCGGTAGTTATGGCTGCGACAAAAAACTTAAAAGGCTCTTATGGGTTAGGGGTCATTTCACATCAAAACCCTGACCAGATTATTGCAGTTCGAAAAGACAGTCCGTTAGTAATCGGACTAGGAGAGCAAGAAAACTTCCTGGCATCGGATATTCCTGCACTTTTAAAATATACGCGGAATGTGTATTTTTTGGAAGATGGCGAAGCGGCTATTTTAACCAAGGATTCAGTAAAAATATTTGATGAAAGCAAACGTGAATTGAAAAAAGAAGTTTTTACGGTAACCTGGGATATTGACGCTGCAGAAAAAAGTGGCTATGATCATTTTATGCTAAAAGAGATTTTTGAGCAGCCAAAAGTGATTAAAGACACGTTAAATGGTCGATTGTCTCATGAATCTGTCGAGGTTGTTTTAGATCAGATCAAAATCGACGAAGAAGTCCTAGCTAAAGTGAATAAGATATACATTGTCGCTTGTGGTACGGCGTATTATGCAGGCATAATTGGAAAAGAACTAATTGAAAAAATTGCACGTGTTCCGGTGGTAGCAGAAGTGGCATCGGAATTTAGATATAAAGATCCAATTCTTGATGAAAATACGTTAATGATTGTTGTGTCCCAGTCGGGGGAGACAGCAGATACTTTAGCAGCGCTTCGAATGGCAAAACAAGCGGGAGCTAGAGTTATGGCCATTGTCAATGTTGTTGGGTCAACGATATCACGAGAAGCGCATGATGTATTATATACAAGTGCCGGACCGGAGATTGCGGTAGCTTCGACAAAAGCATATTCTTCTCAACTAATTGCCATGTATCTATTATGCATGCGTATGGGAAGGATATTAGGAAAGGTAAGTGATCAGGAGTTTAATGAATTTAAAGCGGCTCTTCTTAAGCTACCTGACCAGGTTCAACATATTTTGGACCGAAGTGATGAGGTTAAAGCATTAGCACAAAAGCATAAAAGCATGAAGAATATATTTTACATTGGTAGAGGTCTAGATTATGCAGCTTCACTGGAAGGCGCATTAAAAATTAAAGAAATTGCCTATTTACATGCAGAAAGCTATCAAGCAGGAGAACTCAAACATGGTCCGATTGCATTAATTGAAAAGGGGTCTGTCTTGATGGGGCTTTTGGGGCAAGAAGAGTTGATGGAAAAAACAATTAGCAATATTAAAGAGGTCAAAGCGCGAGGCGCAGATGTTATTGCTATTGCCCTTGAAGGCAATACAATGGCTGAACACGTTGCAGATGATGTGTTTATGGTTCCTAAGACCCATTGGATGCTTACTACGTTACTTGTTAATATCCCTCAACAACTTTTTGCATATTATATCTCATGTGGATTAGGACATGATGTTGATAAACCGAGAAACCTTGCAAAATCAGTAACAGTTGAATAG
- a CDS encoding class I SAM-dependent methyltransferase yields MSKFYDEIAKYYDNIFPLQQAKLKLLEEQVPYTPSTILDVACATGSYAMELERRGHNVSAIDLDQTMIEMLKQRESNIDAHVMNMLDIKTLHTNFDFIYCLGNSIVHLDNHQEVETFFRQCYEILKPKGRLLFQIINYDRVLDQKIEGLPTLYDEALGLSFERKYSYLHTEHKIAFQSVLKVEGQTFDNCVNLLPIRYEELLSALKQVGFHTIDAYGDFLKTPLDVEQSIPCIILAKK; encoded by the coding sequence ATGTCAAAATTCTATGATGAGATTGCAAAATATTATGATAATATTTTTCCGTTACAACAGGCAAAGTTAAAATTGTTGGAAGAACAAGTGCCATATACGCCTTCAACTATATTAGATGTGGCCTGTGCGACAGGAAGTTATGCTATGGAACTTGAAAGAAGAGGGCATAACGTATCGGCTATTGACCTTGATCAGACAATGATTGAGATGCTTAAGCAAAGAGAGAGCAATATAGATGCGCATGTTATGAATATGCTTGATATTAAAACCCTGCATACGAACTTTGATTTCATCTATTGTTTAGGCAATTCCATTGTACATTTAGATAACCATCAAGAGGTTGAAACCTTTTTTAGGCAGTGTTATGAAATATTAAAACCCAAGGGACGCTTATTGTTTCAGATTATCAATTATGACCGTGTTTTAGATCAAAAGATTGAAGGATTACCAACACTATATGACGAAGCATTGGGGTTGTCCTTTGAGAGAAAATATAGTTATCTGCACACAGAGCATAAAATTGCCTTTCAATCTGTATTAAAGGTAGAAGGACAGACATTTGATAATTGTGTAAACCTTTTACCTATTCGATATGAAGAACTATTGAGTGCGCTAAAACAGGTTGGTTTTCATACGATAGATGCGTATGGAGATTTTTTGAAAACCCCATTGGACGTTGAACAATCGATTCCTTGTATAATACTTGCCAAAAAGTAG